The genomic segment TGCTCAAGGATCTCCCAGCGATCCCAACCTGGTACCAAAACGCTGTCGGTGGATACTCCGCAAACGTTAATGATGTGGAGTTCCAGTGGGACTCACAGCCTGCCTACTACCAGATCACCAAGAACTAGTAGCTTCGCAGAACCCTCCTCGCTCCATTAAGAGCTAGTACGAGAAAGGCCCAGGTCAAGGTTGTCCACACACCTGGGCCTTTCCACTTAAAACTTCTCGCCTTACCTACAACTTCATCCTTGCGTCCTTATTCAATTCCACAGGGCGCCCTGTATCTCAACCATCCATTCCCCAGCAAGCAAGGACACCCACGCTCATGCTTCGTTACGTCGGGCGACGATTGCTCCAAATGATTCCGGTCTTTTTCGGAGCAACCCTGCTGATTTACGCCCTCGTGTTCCTCATGCCTGGCGACCCAGTCCAGGCATTGGGAGGTGACCGCGGACTAACCGAGGCCGCGGCCGAGAAAATCCGTCAAGAATACAATCTTGATAAACCATTCCTCGTTCAATATTTCCTCTATATCAAGGGCATTTTCGTCCTTGACTTCGGAACCACTTTCTCAGGCCAGCCAGTTCTTGATGTCATGGCCAGGGCCTTCCCAGTCACCATCAAACTTGCCCTTATGGCATTGATCTTTGAATCAGTGCTCGGCATCATCTTCGGCGTGATCGCAGGTATTCGCCGCGGCGGTATCTTCGACTCCACCGTGCTGATCCTCTCCCTGCTAGTCATTGCAGTTCCAACCTTCGTTATCGGTTTCGTCATGCAGTTCCTCATCGGCGTGAAATGGGGATTGCTCCCTGTCACCGTAGGTTCCAATACCTCGATCAAGGCCCTGCTGATGCCAGCCATCGTCTTGGGTGCAGTCTCCTTCGCTTATGTGCTTCGACTAACCAGACAATCCGTGAGCGAAAACCTCCGCGCAGACTATGTCCGCACCGCCCGAGCTAAGGGCATGTCCGGATTCAGCGTGATGAACCGCCATGTCCTGCGCAACTCACTGATCCCGGTTGCTACCTTCCTCGGAGCTGACTTGGGAGCTTTGATGGGTGGTGCGATTGTCACAGAAGGCATCTTCGGCATCAACGGTGTCGGTGGCACGCTATACCAGGCCATTTTGAAAGGTGAACCCACCACAGTTGTCTCCATTGTGACCGTGCTGGTGATTGTCTACATCGTTGCCAATCTTCTCGTGGACTTGATCTACGCCGTTCTCGATCCGAGGATCCGCTATGCCTAATAATGAATTTCACATCAACCACTCCTTGGGCCAAGACGATCAAACTTCAGATCAGGCTCACTTCTTCCCACAAGGACGAGGCGAAGCACTGGTACGTCCAGGGCAGGAACACTTCATCGCAGCTACTGATGAAACCGGACTTGGTGCCGTAGATGCAGTAGCTGACGATTCTGCACCAACCTCCATGTGGGGCGAAGCCTGGCGTGATCTGCGCCGACGCCCACTCTTCTGGGTCTCTGCAACCCTGATCCTCTTGGCATTGCTGCTGGCAGCTCTCCCCCAGCTGTTTACCTCCACGGATCCGCAGTACTGTGTGCTGGCTAATTCACTGGATGGCCCACAGGCTGGACACCCCTTCGGATTCGACCGCCAGGGCTGCGATATTTTCGCCCGCACTGTCTACGGTGCCCGTGCTTCCGTAGCCGTAGGTGTGTTCACTACTTTGCTCGTTGTCCTCATCGGCACTGTGTTTGGTGCGTTGGCAGGATTCTTCGGCGGCATCATGGACACCATCTTGTCCCGCATCACCGATATGTTCTTCGCTATTCCACTGGTTCTCGCAGCCATCGTTGTCATGCAGATGTTCAAAGAACACCGCACCATCATCACTGTGGTCTTGGTCCTTGGCCTCTTCGGCTGGACCAATATCGCCCGCATTACACGCGGTGCAGTGATGACCGCAAAGAACGAAGAATACGTCACCTCTGCACGCGCACTTGGTGCCTCCAGAGCAAAGATGTTGCTTTCTCACATCATGCCTAATGCAGCAGCACCGATCATTGTTTACGCCACCGTGGCACTGGGAACATTCATTGTTGCGGAAGCAACGCTGTCCTTCCTGGGTATTGGTCTACCACCCTCAATTATTTCTTGGGGTGCTGATATCGCGAAGGCACAGACTTCTCTTCGTACCCAACCAATGGTGCTGTTCTACCCTGCAATGGCACTTGCACTAACCGTTTTGAGCTTCATCATGATGGGCGATGTCGTCCGCGACGCTCTGGATCCTAAGTCGAGGAAGCGATGACCAACAACACCTCACCAACCCCCACCAACCACGCGGGCGAGCAACCACTGCTCGAATTGAAGGATCTCAAGATCTCCTTCACCTCTTCCACTGGTGTGGTTGATGCTGTACGCGGCGCAAACTTGACCATTTACCCTGGTCAATCAGTAGCGATCGTGGGCGAATCTGGCTCCGGTAAATCCACCACCGCAATGTCCATCATTGGCCTGCTCCCTGGCACCGGCAAGGTCACCGAAGGCTCCATCACCTTCGATGGGCAAGATATCACCGGCTTGAGCAACAAGCAGATGGAAAAGTATCGCGGTTCTGAGATCGGTCTTGTCCCCCAGGATCCAATGACCAACCTCAACCCGGTGTGGCGCATTGGTACCCAGGTCAAAGAATCTTTGCGTGCGAATAATGTCGTACCAAATTCTGAGATGGATAAGCGCGTTGCTGAGGTACTCGCCGAGGCGGGCCTGCCAGATGCAGAGCGTCGTGCAAAGCAATACCCACATGAGTTCTCCGGCGGTATGCGCCAGCGTGCTCTGATTGCTATTGGTCTCGCAGCGCGTCCCAAGCTGCTCATTGCTGATGAACCAACTTCAGCACTCGACGTCACCGTGCAGCGCCAGATCCTTGATCACTTGGAAACACTCACCAAGGATCTCGGCACCGCAGTGCTGTTTATTACCCACGACCTGGGTCTTGCAGCTGAGCGTGCAGAGCACCTAGTAGTGATGCACCGTGGACGCATTGTGGAATCAGGGCCATCACTGAAGATTCTGCGTAACCCACAGCATCCTTATACCCAACGTTTGGTGAAGGCTGCACCATCGCTTGCTTCTGCACGTATTCAAAGTGCACAAGAACACGGCATTGAATCCTCGGAGCTTTTGGCTTCCACCGCCAATGAGACTCCAAAAAGCCAAGAAAAAGTTATCGAGGTAAAAAACCTCACCCGTGAGTTCGATATTCGTGGCTCTCGTGGCGATAAGAAAAAGCTCAAGGCCGTTGATGATGTCTCCTTCTTCGTGCGAAAAGGCACCACCACTGCCCTCGTTGGTGAATCCGGTTCCGGTAAATCCACCGTGGCCAACATGGTGCTTAATCTCCTGGAGCCAACCAGTGGACAGGTGCTGTACAACGGCACCGACCTTACTTCTTTGAGCAACAAGGAAATCTTCCAAATGCGGCGCAAGCTGCAGGTGGTCTTCCAAAACCCCTACGGTTCCCTCGACCCGATGTATTCCATCTACCGATGCATTGAAGAACCCCTGACAATCCACAAGGTTGGCGGAGACCGCAAGGCTAGAGAAGCACGTGTTGCAGAGCTGCTAGACATGGTGTCTATGCCTCGTTCCACCATGAGGCGCTACCCCAATGAGCTTTCCGGCGGTCAGCGCCAACGCATCGCCATTGCCCGTGCCTTGGCGTTGAACCCAGAAGTGATCGTGCTGGATGAGGCCGTATCTGCACTAGATGTGCTGGTACAAAACCAGATCCTTCGTCTTCTTGCAGAGCTCCAGCAAGAATTAGATCTGACTTACTTGTTCATCACACACGACCTGGCAGTTGTGCGACAAACCGCTGATGATGTTGTGGTGATGCAAAAGGGCCGGATCATTGAAAAGGGTCGCACAGACGATATCTTCAATGATCCACAGCAGCAGTACACTCGTGATCTGATCAACGCTGTTCCTGGTTTGGGCATTGAACTCGGAACTGGAGAAAACCTGGTGTAGCCTGCCATCATTCTGCACTAAAAACACTGCTGCCCCTAGTTCAAGAACTCAATCTTGAACTAGGGGCAGCAGTTATTTCTTCAGAAGAACTAGTTGCGAGCTTGTGCAACCATTTCCACGATCTGTGCAACAGCCTGATCTGCATCGAGATCGGACTTTTCGCCACCGCGGACACGGAGTTCAACCTTGCCTTCGGCGTAGCCACGGCCAAGGATCAAAGCGAAAGGCATGCCGAGAAGTTCAGCATCCTTAAACTTCACGCCTGGGCTGACCTTTGGACGGTCGTCGAAAAGCACTTCCAAGCCCGCTGCAGACAGCTCGGTGGCAAAGCGCTCGGCTGCCTCGATTGCTGCGGCATCCTTGTTCGCTGCAACGACGTGCACCTGGTACGGCGCAACTTCAACGGACCAGGTCAGGCCGGCCTCGTCGTGGCGCTGCTCTGCGAGGACCGCAAGCAAGCGGGTGATACCCAGGCCGTAAGAGCCCATGGTTGGGATGGCGCGCTTGCCGTTTTCGTCCAGGATCTGCACATCGAAAGCTTCGGTGTACTTGCGTCCCAGCTGGAAGATGTGGCCAATTTCGATGCCACGAGCAAGGGTCAAGGTGCCCTCGCCTTCTGGAGCTGGGTCACCTTCCTTGATTTCTGCTGCTTCGATGAAGCCATCTGGAGTGAAATCGCGGCCGGCAACAAGGCCGATCACGTGGCGTTCCTTTTCATCGGCGCCAGTGATCCAGGAGGTACCGGTGACAACGCGAGGATCAGCAAGGACCTTCACGCCGTTCTTAGCCAGACCAACTGGTCCGACGTAGCCCTTGACCAGGAATGGGTTCTTGGCGAAATCAGATTCCACAGCAAGTTCAACTTCAGCTGGCTCAAGTGATGCCTCGAGGCGCTTCATATCTACTTCGCGGTCACCTGGGACCAGGATACCGGTGAGTTCTGCTTCTTCTTCGCCTGGTTGGCGTACCTTCACCACGATGCACTTGAGGGTGTCAGCTGCAGTGACGTCGCGTCCATCGATTTTGACGTCGATGGAGTTAGCCCACTCAACCAACGCGTCGATGGTTTCAGAGACTGGGGTTTCGTGGGTTACGGCTTCTGGCAGACCTTCGATGTCACGCTCAACGCCTGGCTGGGTCACAACTGCTTCAACGTTGGCAGCGTAGTTACCGGAGGTGGAGCGCACGAAGGTGTCTTCGCCGTTTTCAGCAACAGCGAGGAATTCCTCAGATGCAGAACCGCCCATGGCGCCAGAGGTTGCCTGGCAGATGGCGTATTCCACACCAAGGCGATCAAAAATACGTTGGTAGGCGGCGCGGTGGTTGGCATAAGAGGTTTCCAAACCGGCATCGGACATGTCGAAGGAGTAGGAATCCTTCATCACGAACTCACGGCCACGAAGAACGCCAGCGCGTGGGCGCTCTTCATCGCGGTACTTGGTCTGTACCTGGTACAAGGTGACTGGGAAGTCCTTATAGGAGTTGTACAGATCCTTTACCGTTGCGGCGAACATTTCCTCATGGGTTGGGCCGAGCAGGTAATCAGCACCCTTGCGGTCCTTGAGGCGGAAGAGTGAATCGCCGTATTCTGTCCAACGCTGGGTGGTTTCATATGGCTCGCGTGGGAGCAGTGCCGGGAACAGCAGTTCCTGTCCACCGATCGCGTCCATTTCCTCGCGCACAACAGCTTCAATCTTGCGCAAAGCGCGCAAGCCGAGTGGCAACCAGGAATAAACACCCGGGGCAACGCGACGGATATATCCTGCACGAACGAGCAGCTTGTGGCTTGGAACTTCTGCATCTGCAGGGTCTTCGCGCAGGGTGCGCAAAAACAGCGTGGAAAGACGTGTGATCATGAGTGACAAATATACCCTCTCATTTTGGTTTCGATCGCCCAGCCCCCTTCAAAATGTGAGCGGGCATTTAAAGTATCCTCTCATGCATGCTTATTGTGTTGCCACCTTCTGAAACCAAGACCCCTGGCGGGGCGGAAAAGCCACTGGATTTCCAGCGCTTAAGTTTTCCAAAACTTAACGATGCTCGCCAGGAAATCCTTTCTGACCTGCAAACTTTGGAGGTAAATGAGGCACTGAAGGTTTTGAACATTTCGGAAAAGCTGCGCCCGGAAGCAGAAGCCAATCGTGTCTTGGAAACAAGTCCGACCATGCCAGCTATTTTCCGCTACTCAGGCGTGCTCTACGATGCGCTTGATGCGGCCACGCTTCCGGAGAAAGCACTTGAGCGTCTTGCCATCGGCTCAGCGCTTTTCGGCATCGTGCGTGCAACCGATCCGATTCCGCATTACCGCCTGTCCGGCGGCACTAAACTGCCCTCCCACAACGGCGAGTGCCCAACGATGAAAGCGCGTTGGGGCAGCGTGATCAGCGAGACGCTTATCGACGTCAACCAGCTGGTTGTTGATCTGCGCAGCGGGACCTACCAACAGTTGGGTCGGGTCAAAGATGCTGTCACGGTGCGTGTGGAATCTGTCCTAGAAGATGGCTCCCGCAAAGTGGTCAGCCATTTCAATAAACATTACAAAGGCGAACTAGCCCGTGTGCTGGCACTTTCCCCCGAAGAAGCCCACGATGCTGCCGATGTCATGGCCATTGCCCAAGCAGCGGGCCTTGTGGTGGAAGATAACCCCCACCACAAAGAAACCCTCACGCTGGTGGTTTAGGCGTTAATAACCATTTTGATGTGCTCGGAATTAAGGTCACGCAACCTCACGCAAATGCCACCGAGCATTTCAGCCAAGACCCCGGCGCGTTCTTTGCGTACTTTGAGTCGGCCTTCGCAATCGATGACAACATTGCCAGAGAGTCGTGATTTCACCACGGTTTCCGCTGCGGTGACGATTCCTGCTTCGCCTGCTTCGGAGGTGTCTTGGCCATCGGTCATCACCATCAAAATGGCGCGTCGGCCTGGTTCCTTGCGGCGTTCCCTGGCCATGAGGTCTTTGGCCATGAGTAATCCTTCAGCCAGCGGGGTGCGTCCACCCATGGGCATATCCTTTAATTTCTGTTGAGCTTGCTCCACAGAATTTGTCGGGCTGAGCACCAGTGTGGGTTTGTTACCGTTGACCGCGATAACCGCAACCTTGTCGCGGCGCTGGTAGGCGTCGTTAAGCATGGACGTGATGGTTCCGGTGACCGCACGCACCCGCGAGCGTGCAGCCATGGAACCTGAGGTGTCCACGACAAAGACGATGAGGTTGGCTTCCCGGCCGCGGCGCAAGGATCCGCGGAGGTCAGATGGTCGGAAATCCACCACGCCTTCCACAATATTGGCGCCACGTTCGGTGGCAGCCATCAAGGTGCCAACCAAGTTGATGCCATGTCCGCCCTGTTTGGGACGCACATCAGCGCCTTGGCGGGAATAGGCCTTAGAACGCCTACCCGGGGTGGATTCCTCCTCCCCCATGCCGGCTAGTTGCAGATACCTAGGCGCGAAAGGGATCGCCGGTTCCGGCAGTACCTACCTTTCCAGTCGTTTGGGCCTTGGCCTGAGCCGTGCCCTGCAGTCCATCTTCTTCCGTAGGTTTATCCGAATCAACAAGAGCTTCGGCACCGGTTTCTACATCGGTAACCTTGGCGGCAGGACCGGTATCTTCATTATCTTTGTAGAAGTTGCGGGCCTCTTGCAGAGTTTCCTGCAGCTTGCGCTCTTCCATCTCTGGCGCATCAAAAGGATTGCGACGCCTTCTATGTGGCAATGCTAGGCGTGCGGCGATCTCTACATCTTCTTCGGTGACAACTGTGCGACCTGCCCAGGCAGCATGTGCCAAGGCGGTACGAGTGATCACGAGGTCAGCGCGCATGCCATCAACTTCAATGCGAGCACACAGCCATGCGATCTGCGAAAGAATCAGATCAGGAAGCTCCACACCTGGCAGTAGATCCTTCGCTGCACCAATGCGGTTCGAGGTTTCCTCATCCTGCACAGCCCACTGCTCCATGAACTGCTCTGGGGCACTTTCGAATGCGAGGCGTCGACGAATGATCTCCACACGCACGTCCGGATTAGTAGAGGCAGCAACGTCTACGGCGAGACCAAAACGATCCAGCAGCTGTGGGCGCAGCTCACCTTCCTCCGGGTTCATGGTGCCGACCAGCACGAAGTTTGCTGGTGAAGAATGCGAAATTCCATCGCGTTCAATGCTCACGCGCCCACTAGCTGCGGCATCCAGAAGGGCATCAACCAAGTGATCAGCCAACAAGTTGACCTCATCGACATACAGCACGCCACCATCCGCCTGTGCAAGCAAACCTGGCTGGTATTCCGCCCGGCCGGTGGTGAGCACAGTTTCCATATTGAGGGAACCCACTACGCGGTCTTCAGTTGAACCAAGTGGCAAGTTCACCAAAGGAGCATCGCCCAGCAGTCCGGCAAAAGCGCGCACCGTTGTGGTTTTCGCAGTGCCCTTCTCACCACGAATGACCACACCACCAATACGCGGGGAAATAGCGGTGAGAATCAGGGCAAGCCGCAATTCATCTTGACCCACGACCGCAGAAAACGGATAACGAATCGCCTTTTGTGAAGACATGACAACCCTTCTAGTAACTCTTATCAATAAAATTCATTGGTGTGATCAGGCACATCC from the Corynebacterium crudilactis genome contains:
- a CDS encoding ABC transporter permease, encoding MLRYVGRRLLQMIPVFFGATLLIYALVFLMPGDPVQALGGDRGLTEAAAEKIRQEYNLDKPFLVQYFLYIKGIFVLDFGTTFSGQPVLDVMARAFPVTIKLALMALIFESVLGIIFGVIAGIRRGGIFDSTVLILSLLVIAVPTFVIGFVMQFLIGVKWGLLPVTVGSNTSIKALLMPAIVLGAVSFAYVLRLTRQSVSENLRADYVRTARAKGMSGFSVMNRHVLRNSLIPVATFLGADLGALMGGAIVTEGIFGINGVGGTLYQAILKGEPTTVVSIVTVLVIVYIVANLLVDLIYAVLDPRIRYA
- a CDS encoding ABC transporter permease; the encoded protein is MPNNEFHINHSLGQDDQTSDQAHFFPQGRGEALVRPGQEHFIAATDETGLGAVDAVADDSAPTSMWGEAWRDLRRRPLFWVSATLILLALLLAALPQLFTSTDPQYCVLANSLDGPQAGHPFGFDRQGCDIFARTVYGARASVAVGVFTTLLVVLIGTVFGALAGFFGGIMDTILSRITDMFFAIPLVLAAIVVMQMFKEHRTIITVVLVLGLFGWTNIARITRGAVMTAKNEEYVTSARALGASRAKMLLSHIMPNAAAPIIVYATVALGTFIVAEATLSFLGIGLPPSIISWGADIAKAQTSLRTQPMVLFYPAMALALTVLSFIMMGDVVRDALDPKSRKR
- a CDS encoding ABC transporter ATP-binding protein, whose translation is MTNNTSPTPTNHAGEQPLLELKDLKISFTSSTGVVDAVRGANLTIYPGQSVAIVGESGSGKSTTAMSIIGLLPGTGKVTEGSITFDGQDITGLSNKQMEKYRGSEIGLVPQDPMTNLNPVWRIGTQVKESLRANNVVPNSEMDKRVAEVLAEAGLPDAERRAKQYPHEFSGGMRQRALIAIGLAARPKLLIADEPTSALDVTVQRQILDHLETLTKDLGTAVLFITHDLGLAAERAEHLVVMHRGRIVESGPSLKILRNPQHPYTQRLVKAAPSLASARIQSAQEHGIESSELLASTANETPKSQEKVIEVKNLTREFDIRGSRGDKKKLKAVDDVSFFVRKGTTTALVGESGSGKSTVANMVLNLLEPTSGQVLYNGTDLTSLSNKEIFQMRRKLQVVFQNPYGSLDPMYSIYRCIEEPLTIHKVGGDRKAREARVAELLDMVSMPRSTMRRYPNELSGGQRQRIAIARALALNPEVIVLDEAVSALDVLVQNQILRLLAELQQELDLTYLFITHDLAVVRQTADDVVVMQKGRIIEKGRTDDIFNDPQQQYTRDLINAVPGLGIELGTGENLV
- a CDS encoding proline--tRNA ligase — protein: MITRLSTLFLRTLREDPADAEVPSHKLLVRAGYIRRVAPGVYSWLPLGLRALRKIEAVVREEMDAIGGQELLFPALLPREPYETTQRWTEYGDSLFRLKDRKGADYLLGPTHEEMFAATVKDLYNSYKDFPVTLYQVQTKYRDEERPRAGVLRGREFVMKDSYSFDMSDAGLETSYANHRAAYQRIFDRLGVEYAICQATSGAMGGSASEEFLAVAENGEDTFVRSTSGNYAANVEAVVTQPGVERDIEGLPEAVTHETPVSETIDALVEWANSIDVKIDGRDVTAADTLKCIVVKVRQPGEEEAELTGILVPGDREVDMKRLEASLEPAEVELAVESDFAKNPFLVKGYVGPVGLAKNGVKVLADPRVVTGTSWITGADEKERHVIGLVAGRDFTPDGFIEAAEIKEGDPAPEGEGTLTLARGIEIGHIFQLGRKYTEAFDVQILDENGKRAIPTMGSYGLGITRLLAVLAEQRHDEAGLTWSVEVAPYQVHVVAANKDAAAIEAAERFATELSAAGLEVLFDDRPKVSPGVKFKDAELLGMPFALILGRGYAEGKVELRVRGGEKSDLDADQAVAQIVEMVAQARN
- the yaaA gene encoding peroxide stress protein YaaA; translated protein: MLIVLPPSETKTPGGAEKPLDFQRLSFPKLNDARQEILSDLQTLEVNEALKVLNISEKLRPEAEANRVLETSPTMPAIFRYSGVLYDALDAATLPEKALERLAIGSALFGIVRATDPIPHYRLSGGTKLPSHNGECPTMKARWGSVISETLIDVNQLVVDLRSGTYQQLGRVKDAVTVRVESVLEDGSRKVVSHFNKHYKGELARVLALSPEEAHDAADVMAIAQAAGLVVEDNPHHKETLTLVV
- a CDS encoding vWA domain-containing protein, which gives rise to MGEEESTPGRRSKAYSRQGADVRPKQGGHGINLVGTLMAATERGANIVEGVVDFRPSDLRGSLRRGREANLIVFVVDTSGSMAARSRVRAVTGTITSMLNDAYQRRDKVAVIAVNGNKPTLVLSPTNSVEQAQQKLKDMPMGGRTPLAEGLLMAKDLMARERRKEPGRRAILMVMTDGQDTSEAGEAGIVTAAETVVKSRLSGNVVIDCEGRLKVRKERAGVLAEMLGGICVRLRDLNSEHIKMVINA
- a CDS encoding ATP-binding protein — translated: MSSQKAIRYPFSAVVGQDELRLALILTAISPRIGGVVIRGEKGTAKTTTVRAFAGLLGDAPLVNLPLGSTEDRVVGSLNMETVLTTGRAEYQPGLLAQADGGVLYVDEVNLLADHLVDALLDAAASGRVSIERDGISHSSPANFVLVGTMNPEEGELRPQLLDRFGLAVDVAASTNPDVRVEIIRRRLAFESAPEQFMEQWAVQDEETSNRIGAAKDLLPGVELPDLILSQIAWLCARIEVDGMRADLVITRTALAHAAWAGRTVVTEEDVEIAARLALPHRRRRNPFDAPEMEERKLQETLQEARNFYKDNEDTGPAAKVTDVETGAEALVDSDKPTEEDGLQGTAQAKAQTTGKVGTAGTGDPFRA